The Apostichopus japonicus isolate 1M-3 chromosome 1, ASM3797524v1, whole genome shotgun sequence DNA segment ATTTCACTTTAGTCTTACAGAATTTGAAGGGGTGAATTATCGCCTACACCACCATTGTAAGACCATACCATTACTCACTCATTTTGCttacatactttttttttcaaagtttcagCAAATTCAGCCACCAGTTCACTATTTCTCAGACTTTTTGACTCATTATGAGGACATAAAAATTACTATGGTAACAGATGGAACTGTATCTATAATCTCAACTACCCTGACAGAGACTTTTAATCAGgtgataacgatgatgatgatgcagtCTTATAGATGCACTAAGTTTGTTATAAACAACACTTCATTGATGGAAGGAGAAAAAGGTCTaagactgccccccccctcgGATCATCATCCTTTTCAGGACCAAAACAAATCATAATGTAACTTCCTTTTGTTAGCTCTTGAAAGATAATGGCTTATTTCAGATAGCAAACGAAGTGAAAAGCCGCAAGGACTGACAGTTCTTCTTTGTAGCCTGAAAACCTGGCGGTGATAATGCAGAAAATCAATACAACCAGACAGATCAAGCTTTCCCATAATTCCTGGACAGTGTCCATTACTTTTGCTACACTGGCATTTGAAGACCACATGTACAAAACAATGGTTATTTCCTTCCCATATCTTCATCCTttcccgccctccccccccccccaaagacaTGCATGCGTGTAATGCAACTGCTATGTACCACAGGACGAACGAAAAAATGCTTAATGCATGTATAGTTGGACACCCACCCCTTCAACTGCTTGTTCAAATCCCCAGGGTTGTCTTTCTTCATCAACCagctccccctctctctctttgctAAAATTATGCTTAATACATAATGTACGCTTCTAGAGATACTGCCTTTATCAACcagctccacccccccccccccttctgtcTCTGCTAAAATTTCATGAAATGACATAACAACTTCAAGCATCAGAAAATCTTCCCAGAAAATTCCTTTGACCAATGACCATTTAACCATATTCAGCAAGAAAAGACAAATTCCTTCCCACAAATGAAGCAGACCCAGTGTCTTTCATTCCCCCTCAAAATCTAGACTCAAACATCCCAAATTTCTCTATGACCTGCAACGGAATCTTAATTACAGGCCGCGTTGAATTACAGAATTAAGACACAAACCCTGTCCATGTATTTGCAATTTAAAGGCCGcactttaaatttttaaaaactttcaaAGGAGTACATGAAGTTCAATTAATTTTGCAATACATATATGCAGAACCTTTTCATTTCTACACAGAATCCTAGTCGACTATTTTCGAAAAAGTCCTCAATCGCAGGAAAGCTATTACAGAACGCTTCCAACGAAATGTGTGCAACGTACACACCGTTACCAAATGATGTTTTGCCCCTTTAATGTGATGGAATGACTACAACTTTGGAATATTTGCTTCTTTTGGGAGTTTTACTCcataaaagaatagtccagggtcaaaaatttgttttgatattgttaaagaggaacataatctaagcattctggtgaaatttggaTTCAATTCCTATTCAAAGTTTTTAAGAGTTGAAGTTGCTGcctttcgtaccaaaagtgaacttggagcaaacagtaGTGACGTCATAGTTACACACTGATCATAGTTACACACTgataaaataatgttttgtcACTAGAATGCTTAGGCTATGTTCCTCTGTCacaaatcaaaatgaaattttgacctggactattctttgaAGTTACTAGCACCATGGAAACGCAGTTTGATCTttataagacttcatttacaCTTTGTTAAATAACTTAAGTCTAATTTGTTATTAGAGCTGAAAGAATCTCACACAAACTATGCAGTCATCTGGTCTGCTAACTAATCATACAGGGATCTCCTCCCACTCATTTTACAATACATTTCCGGTCGCTTTTAATTGAATTACTACACGACACACAAGAGCTGAAAGATTTGAGGTTGGACTCTTCGCACGGCATCATGGTTTACCCTGTGTTGCTGCTATCAAAGAACGCTAGTGTACCGGTGCCCCAAGTATGATGCCATCGCAGGGATGTATTGGTCTTGACCATTTCTAACACTACCCCTTCCCCTAAGCCTCCCCCACATATACGTTGGTGTGGTGTGGCTCAAGCATGAATTCTTGGTTTTAATGTTCCCTGTTTAGATTTATTGTCATCCAGAACAAAGATAAAAAGACATATGGTTAATTTGTCCTAGCTAAACGGAGAAGACGCCTtccgttttttgtttttttttcttcattaagaaatttaaaaaacccAGTAGTTTAAGAATAATACTACAGATCAGAGAAAGTTAGGATCGTGAACTATTCCCATGGTAATAACAACTGGAAAACACCGGACACCTAGCAAAAGTTGTACAGTGATACCAAAATAACCAAATCGTTTTGTGAAAACGAGACATTTAAGCTGCTGAATTGAACAAGAgcattaaccttttttttttaagttttattacaaccttgaAGGAAAGAAATTCCTTTGGTCATATTACAGTTTGAAATAGACAAAAACTGCAATATATATGATCAGATTGGAGGTAACTTTCCTATTAACCCATTTGGTATCTTTAATGAGAAATGGAAAGCAACCAGGGAAAGTCGCCAAAGTCATTAGTCTCCAACATGCCCACGAGTCGAAGGCCAACAGGGGGCGATAGACTGTACCTCTCGGACAAAGGCAGAGCGAGTGCCTGCTCAACATGAGCTCATTGTGCGGGTTGTGGCTGTCAGGACGCAATGGTCTACAAAGCTACAGAGTACATTACAAGACAGGCAGCCTACCTGGGAAACGTTGAAACCACTTAGAGGAGATATGCAGCAAAAGTAACAGGTGGTTGTTAAAGTAATGAGAGGAGGAGGTCACTGGTAGCTAGATGAGAATGGGACCAGACTCTGTCCCCTATGGGGATGATAGTGGGGGCAAAAAAAACCTAAGGACAGTAAGGGTGCACAAGCATAGTAACATAAACTATACAGACACGGTGCATTCCACTGGAGACGATGAACTTAAAAATTTGGAGGAATTCAGAAACTTAGGGACTGACTCACCCCTTTGAGAATGATTCTCCGAAACATATTGCATGGTTTACCAATCTCTTAATATTTCTTAACTTTCATAATATCTAACTTGGAGcaacatattttgttatttagtAGATCTATATTATATACCTAAACTTAATTAAGTTCTCTATAGTGTCATTTACAATTAGGTTTAATAGTGAACACATGGTAGgctatataaaataaaaatatgaagaacATCTACTTAACAGTATCCTATCAAATCACATGAGTGCAGGGAAAACCACTGggaaatgattaaaacaaaaactttcgAAGAATATTTACAAGTAAATTGATGTAATAGAGTCCCAGAGTACACATACCAATGACCAATGGTTCATTTTTGcatagcgccctctattaaGTTGCTTCATAGCAAATGCTTGCTCTTGTTCATAACAATAAGACAAAGCTTGATTGTCAATTTGTCAAGAATATTATTTTCCCTTCATAGTTTTTTTGTTCATTCATGTGTCCACCCACACACCCAACACACCGCTTTCTTTTGCATTTCAAACTGTGCTCAATATAATTCAGTTATTGTAAAATATCTGTTTAGGAATAATGATAGAAATAGACTTTAAAGAACAACTTTACCCACAATCAAAACGaaagacaaattaaaaaaaaaattctcagacCAGCAACTATCCTGAATTTTGGACATCAGTGTAAAACACTAACTTTCTTTCTAACTAACTCTCTAAATAACTTTCTAAATAACTAACTTTCCCTCCCAAAACCCAGTACGgcaaaaaaattcatcaaaagAACTTGCTAGTTCATCTTGATTCTAATAATTTCCTCACCTGCATGTTGGTAAATCTACTCTTGGgattctattttctttttcaatgatatattttatcatatattatttttaccAACTTTTTATGAAACAAAGAgcaaaaaagttaaaaattacCAAAAGCACAGAGGGCCACAAATGTCTGTGCACATCTATGTAGATGATGCGCCTGTTTTTGTGTAACTGGTAGTTTGTGTAAGATCAGGGGAAGAAAGTCCTGTGGCGTTACCGCAGATAAATCCCACTTTAATGTGTTTAAAATATCAAGTTCTGTGTTCTGtaaaataagaagaaatgaGTAAAAGAAATTGGTTAAAACACTTCGAAccatttatataatataatataacatcaTAACGAAGGAGTGACCAGATACTTCAAAAATTTGCAAGGTTTTTTAACCTTGTGtgcaatttgaaaatttaccaattttttttttttttattcttgagCTTCTTTGCATGTAAGCAAATTGCTTCTTAATTTTTATGCGGACAACGACTGATAACGGGCCATCATACAACCACAAGATGTCAGTTCTGCAGTTACCTATTAACAAAAGATGGTGTGACCAGGCTGTGGGAAGGGGGtgaaagaggggagggggttagggtACAACCTAATTTTGCTGCTCAGAAACTGAACCCACGCAACTTTTTACAGACTGAACAAACGcacaaaacagaaaagaaagcaaCGGGCATCATTAAACACAAAAGTTAGCTGTCCGTATCAAAGTTTAGCACTTGAGTCTTTTCAAGTACATTTTGACCTTCCGTTTCTACTGCATTTAGCAGGAGAGCTTCCTTCCTTTATTCTCAGCAATTGAATAGAGAGAATGTACAGCTCTAATAAATCTGACTTCATATTGTGAGTAAGTTTGTCAGTGGTTGGTAGTCAGGACAGTGGACACCCCACACTGCAAGTGTACCATGTACATCTAACTGACAACTGAGCAGTGTGTGGTATGATTTCTTCTGGTACATGAGAACCAACTGACGTATAAAACCTCTTTAGTACTGGAGTACTGTATAGGATATATACCTACAAAGTGCACTAACTGGTTCAGGTACCTAACCATACACCAAGTATTGTCAGTGCCAACAGATTCAACTCCAAATTCCCCAAAAAAGAGAGGGGAAAAACTTAGCCAAAGGTATTTCAGTTTCTGGCTTAGTTAACATAATTCAGATGTTGAGATGTTAGTTCATTGTATTGTATTCTAGGATGCTGCCTGCCCTTGGTGATATAATTTTTGCCATTTGTGCACAACATGGCCATTTTGCCCATAGAGATAATTGCTAGAACCAGTTACTAAAACTTTCCAGTCTTGCTACTGTTTCTCTTTTCATCAAATGGTTACAACATTCCCAGAGATATTGCTTCTCCAAGGGAAAATTTTGCTGATCACAAAAGACTCCTCAGGTATATTGCCAGACTTCTTTCATTTAATTCCATTGATCTTTCACAGTGTAAAGCCAATTTGAACTATTCAAAGATAAGGGGTGAACAGAGGTCCTTTGAAGAGGGGGTCCACCAATGTGCCTggactgggcctagccagtttAAAGGTCTATTGTGATGGCCATGCAAACAAGTCATTTCGACTACTACTTTGGGGACCTGGTAACACAGTTGAAGTGACTTATAAAGGAAGGCTTTCCCAACTGCTTCTGTAATCCTCAAAAGAAGTCAAAGtgaaatcaatatttcattcttttgtCTCCTTGGGGTCACAAACCTCACCAAGGACTTTCTTCAGAGAAGGTAACAACTAAGAGAAAGTGTTGAGACCACAAGACAATTCTACTTTTTCCTCCAAGATGGTTTTAGCTCAGCTGATTAGCAGTGTGTTTAAGATGATTTAAATGGTTGTACCAGGCAGGCAGGCTTCTGGTAGATCCTTTCTTATGTGtgagttgttggttaatagtaATAATGGTTTAATTTTGTGAATTAGCACTTATAAGTAGCTTATAGTTTAACCACGGATTAGAAGTGTTCTTTGTAAAGATCTCTCTGATGCTGTAACTTAAACTCTTTAAAGCTGATTATCAGCCATATTTGCAAACAAATAAGATGCAATTTGTGGGAGGAAGAAACAGATTAcataaaaggaaagaagaaaaaaaaactctgtgAACAAGCAAAAAACACAGTAGGTTTGAGAACTTGTTCTAGAAATATCAGGAGTGGATAAGCTTCTTTTCTTTTGAGATGGGAAAACATCAGATGCCAAAGTATGCTACACAGGACAGCTGTATCAAGTTGTAGGCTTAGGATTATTACATTACCTGCCTATGATGGAACAATAGTCTTTTGTGAATTAAGTTGGTTACTGAGGATTTGTTCTTGTTACATGTGTAAGTAGTTAGGGCTATTCCTTCAGAATTAACACATTGATCGACCAGAAATGCAATGCACTATACACCATCACTCATGGTTAAATACCAATCATTTAGTAGATAAGCATACAATACACCCCCTTATAACTATTTAGTGTTTCAGGTGGCTAATGGTCACATAATTAAGTGCTGCAAATTTAACCATCAATTTATGGTACAACATCTCACTACTGCTCtctgtatatatttcatttcagcCTTTCATCCCATTTCTTAGTGTCACAATTTcacaaatatccttaatttttGCTGTGCAAAGGTTTAGTGCAaggttaaaaaaacaaaactattttttgcatgcatgcatgttttGCTCACATCCACTTCTGGGTAAAGACAAATGCAACGTTTTAGGGATTGATATATAACCAATGCTATTGCTCATAGTTTTCTCAGGATAAAACTTAACAATCTTAATTAATATTACACTAACCATTCCTGGAACTTGTGAGCATTGGGACAAACACGCAAAACACGCAAACACCCACCCCGCCGCGTGAAAACGCAGCTTCCAAAGTACACAGTGCAACGACCTCCTAGTTTGCCGAGGTACGCACAAAAACGAACCAGGGAGGGCGCGCGTTGAAATTTCCTTTTATATTTCCGCGTGAACTTCCGCGCGCGCGGCAGTAGTTCAGCCAATCACGTTTTCACGTTTCGGTAAACAGGAAACgtttaatgtaaacattttgtttgtatcatGCAATGTTACACTGATTTGAAGGATGCCAATGATTACCACGGCCCCATATCATACAATGCACTTTTCTCCTACAGGTTGTAGTACGTAAATATGGAGAGATCGCTTGGCCGTTGTGATGTTATAAATTTACAAACATAAACGATGGACACTAGCTGTAATGTACCATCACTTTATTTAAACGATTTGTCAGCGGATGTACGTACATCTTATGATTCCGAGAATCTTGAACCTTACCTAGCGTAAGATCCCGCCCGCCACAAAAAAAGCTagcaagataaaaaaaattcccaCCACATTACGAATGCGAGCAAACCTAACAAAGTGATGTAGCCACTCACTACAACAGACTAAATCATCCGCACAGGTGAAACGGAAATGAAAAGAATAGCCCGTGTTATAACACAGACGAAAGAATTCCATTTTACACAACTGCATGTCTGGTTATTTTAAACACAAGTAATGTTGAATACCAACAATATTACCACCGTTTTAATTACATACATGCTACTTGTCATCTTTCCCTCTACGATACAATGTACATGACTAAATGACCAAACATATGATATCTAAACATTTTTACCGCCTCTCAAACAGATTTTCTGAGGGTTGGTGGGATGATAATGTGGATAAAAATGCAGggttattctttttctttctttcgacACAGAATTGAGGCTACCTTTTCTGCATTTGATAGTTCCTATCTGTGAAACCTTAGTCAGAATCTGCGGAAATGGTAGGTCTTCCTTATGGAAGTTTCTTTGGCATTGCCACGGTAACAACACCCCAGGTGCCCTTAAAGTGCTGTAGAGACTGCATAAACGAtaagaaaaatatgattttaagtGTTTGAACgcaataaagaaataaaacgtTTTAAGAAACTCGCAATTGATTTTGACTTACCACTAACTGTTCCAAGGAGATGGAATTATCGGTGTAAATAACTAATTTTTCCGCCGTCATCGGGACAGTTTCTTTAAGCTTAGATGCCAGAAACATACACGCGACACCGACTAGTTGGAATTGAAGTCTGCTTATTTTAACACTTGCCAGATATCTATCTAAATAATTAACCGCTAAATGGAATACCTCTTCTTCACATCGTTGTTCTTCACACACCTGAAAATGGAGGAGAAACACAATATTTGAGGGAAAAACAAACGAAGTATTTGCAAAAGTGATGTAAGTGTCAAGTTTCAAACGCAAATGGTTTAAAGGCTTACGATATAACGAGGAGCCCCTGACACGGGATTTGAGaatgggggtggaggggggagagAAACGGCATCAAAAGTAAAGTGATGTTGAAATCGTTACATCACGCGCGAGATAATCATTGTTTTTGAGAATTATTTGCCAGAACCTGACAAGATCGTCATGCTGCTTAATTCAAGTAAGTACAGGTGAAACAAATTAAGTCTCAAATTTCTACAAAATTGGATATCTCCTTGCTTCATTGTAGCAATTTTAGCCGTTCTGTATATAATTCGCACCCAGAGCAATGAAACACAGCAACTAAAATTGCCGAAAATAGTCCCCGCCATATTCATCATGTAAAAATAGATCTCTGCAAGCTTTGACAACGATTTTCGCGGGTTTTGCATTTCTGCATGGCGCGCTTCGGGATATTGTGACGTACAAAGAACAAATGATTTCACAGGCCCACATATTAGTACAGTATAGTTTAGTAGACTGGTTGACATccagtaaatattttataatgaTTATCGCTTTTTTAGGTTTGCGATTTTGTCCAAAAGGAAATATATTTGCTCTTTGCTCGTACTTAACATTTGAAACGAACTGGAAAGTTGCAACAGTAAAACGGCTGACGCCGTCACTAAAAGACCTGATGGAATCGCAGATCTGTTGAAAAGATAGACTACCTCAATTTGTTGAAATATCGTATCAAACTcactccatccccccccccccactcactcCTCCTCCTTTACCTTACATTCAACCTTGCGTTTCGATTAAAACGGAACTGGAAGTTGTAACAGTAAAACGGCTGACGCCGTCACCAAAATACCAAATGTATctgttgaaaagaaaaactagCTTAATTTCAAGTGTTCGTTGGAATATCGTACCAAACCCGACACTCaatccaaccccctcccccccccccccaccaacacctttaaataaaacatgctTATTGCATACCGTGGCAGCTGTGTATAAAAGGGAGAGGCAAAGAAGAGATTAAAGATGAAATATTATAGTTGTCGATCTCTGGCATCAGAAAATCTACTGTTCACACACAGTATTATTCAAGAAACAACACCGTCTAAAATGCGCTGACTGTTCTTTAAATGCGCTTGCAACAAGGTGCAGTAAGACTAGGGAGTTTTCCCTCCACATTGTTCCAACCCGTGACGGGCCCCCTCGTCCGAATTTATTACCTCTTTCCCTTGATTGTACTTCGAatttggagggggagggtgggggactactaatgaattatttataataaggGCACAAATCTACTAATCTATCAAAATCCACGCAGTTACAGCTTCTTTCTTGATTTGTTATTAATTTACGCTAGATTTGCTTTAAAAACATTTCTTCTTTCTCAGTAAGTATGGATATAACTATCACCCACGGCTACCACACCCCATTTCTATTTGTTACGAAACATTCTCTTTGATCAGTACTTGTCATGAGAGTTGCAatttcccaaaaaaaataaaaaaattgctgACATGTGTTAGTTTTGATTTTCTCGAGGATTAAAACGTTTGTGttgatattaatttaattacatataCCAAAGCACATAGTTTATGCCAAAGTGCACCTATATGGCGGAAAATCCCAAGTTAACTGATGTAACACCTCCAACGTCGATCGGGGAACGATCATTATGTACCGCTTCTCCCGTATAAGGAAGGTTATCAATAATAACACTAAAATCAAGGGATAATACCGATTATGTTCAGAAACAATTATCGAACGTTATGTTACCAATCAAAAGGAAATGatctttgttttcatattatatattaactgtCTGCTTCACTTGATGAAATTACCATGATCAAGGGCAGCCACACTGCCACAACTAATAATAGACCCCGGATGCACGTTTCGCGCCAAATAAATAGAGCAGAAAGAAGCGCGCGTAAAATCCATGGATGCCCAGAGAATTATTCTTTTGTTCACATATTAATCATACAGTTGACAATATTAGTACATAGAACTACACACCGTATACTTGTAAGGCTGTCTGGGCGTGGCTCGTTGACCAAACGAAAGGAAACCAAAAAATTAGACAAACGTTCGTCATGAAATTTAGGATCTtaaaaggaggggggagggggggtaccAAAAACGTCTGTCAACAGCGCataatcaaaacaaatgttCACAATACTGGATATAATTTGTATGTAAAATGCATTTCTTTGTGgtcaattttgatattattattattggctTTTATTCTAAACAGACAGCCAAGCTTGTCACTGTTTATTATTTTctattcttattatttttttttcgtaaTTGCCATTCATGTCGGAGTGACTGTCTGTTAATTTAAATGTTTCCCCTATGTCCCGTGAAGGAAGGAATTAAATATACTAGCGATTCGTGAAAAGGGGTTTTCCAAACATTGCTCTGTTAGCCTGATGGTTTCTTGTGAAGCACGTAAGCTATTCGAGAGCTTAGTTTCAAGTACAGACAACCAAGTACTCACCATACACTCAATTGCCAGCCTAGCAATAAAAAGAACAACATTCCCCTAAAGTGTATTTTAACTATAGGCGTTATAATTAGCTAAAGGCTTTATTAATAAAAGTTACGTGGCGAAAGTAAAAGTACGAGCAACAGGCTTGTAACTTCCAAGAAAAATGTCATGTTATAACTTAGACTAAATAATATAAAAGCTTAGACAAGTAAGAGTCAGAAGACTGCAGTCTCTACGGGCTGGCTGGCTGGCCAAAGAGAATTTTGCGTAAAGAAAAGGATAAGGAAAATATCCGCATTCTCTCATATTTGTTCTAAATGCGTTTAGATGAATGTATAGTCTATTATGTCACGTGATCGTGATATCCCTGGGGCTGAACACTATTGGAATACTGGGATAAAAATGAGAATGTGAAAACGCAAAAATTAGCTTTAGGCTGCATATGTTCTGGCTTTAGAATATAGTGTACGTAAAGGTCATGGGCGAATCGCAACAGCTTGTAAGTAGTATGGACActataatgaaataaaatatgcaTGCTAGCTTCACTACGCATCTTCCCGACCTCTGCGCCCTTTCCCCCATCTACCCATCTCCTTCCAGCGGCGCCCATGACCAACATGTCCAGGGGTGCAGAACCGCCGCCCCCTCCTCTGAGAAGAAATTAAcatcattaaatatatagaaatatatgaCAAAAGAAAACGGGGAAAGAATCGGAATATAACTAAGCTTGTAGTAGAAGTAGAATGTGCTACATTTCTCGTAAATTTTAcgctaaagaaaaaaaagattgcGCGCGATTTGCGCACATAAAATCTGTACCAGCAGAACGCATGCGCGGCAGGCCTAGGCTAAAGAACTGAAATTTTGGTTGGCCGAAATCCCATGACTTCAGAGCCAGTCTTGAATTACTGTACGTTTCCGACCAAATATGTTATTGCTTTTGGGACATTTCACTTTTTCAACAATAACTTCAAACCAGGCGTAAGGACCTGCACGGTGTAAATGAAGTAGCGCGTAAATACGATGACAGACAAATAATTCCAATAAAACGAACAAAGCTTAAAATACAGCCGTATCGATGCGTAAATAGTAAGTTAAATGGTAACATCAACACACGTGTACTACTAACTGATGAAAAAGCAGTTGAAATATATAACAAGCAGttggaatattaaaaaaattgaacagTGACGTAGTACCTAAGAAGTTCACGCAATCCACGTgaagtaaaaaaacatgttagaACAATACCCTTTGGCCCTATATCCCAGACATCACACATATCATTCTAAAGGAAGGCTACCTCAGTAATGCAGTAACGATGTAAGTTGTTACGTTACAACAAGCAATGTTCTAACGCACGAGCCTACATCACACGTCATGGTACGTGGTTAAAACATATACCCAGTACAACGAGTATGGTGTATGGTTGCAGGTATACCCTCTGTACAGTGACACAGTACACTATACTACAAACTCGACGCAACCCACACTACGTACATATCAGTACGTATATCAGTTTAGTGTACTGTCATACAAGCCTCATGTACATCGTTTCCTCAAAATTCAAAAAGACTTCAAAAAATCGTTAAATATTCTGTGTTCAAGCAAAACAAGGGAATCAACCCACCAAAATGTTGCATATTTTGTGAACTTTTTTGTCAGACAACTTTCAGTTCCAtacaatctaaaaataaaattgctTTTAGGGGAAAATGCTGCCACTGGCAGATTGTTAGGCAAGACTTACAATTTTGCCGGTTTATTTGGTggattttttaatatattgaaaattacGAAAAACAACTTAAAAAGTGCTCAGACACCTAGTTTAGGGATtgttttatgattataaaatatatttcttattaaAAACTGccaataaaatacattttttcacAAAACTTGGAGAAGAAAAAGTGTTAGTGCGTACCTCAAACATCCACTCGACCACCGTTTTCCGCATGTTTGGTCTAATGTCATCTtgaaatttgttggcaaaatAGTCGGAAGCAAGAATATAAGGTTCCTCAGCTGCTAAAAGGTTTTCCATGACTCTTTTGTCGTTCAAAATAGTTTTATCGGGAAAAGATCGGGGTACTGAGTCCGTTTCCAAACACAGCAAAGCCATTGCCAGTTAAGCTCACAACAAGTGGTTATAAATTCCTGAATTCTTAAGGCGTCGGAAAGTttgaaaaaactttcaaattaaGTTTCCTCCTGAATATGCGAGAAGAGAAAAGTATATTTAAAGCAACTTTGGTCAGAGGCGAGGCTAACTCGGCACTTAGGTGGTCTAAAGGTGGTTTTTTCTGAAAGTCGACCTTACAACAAGTTGAGTTGCGCCTGCACTGAACTCATGCAAAATTTCCAGGTTACATTGCGAGTCCGTACGTATTGCACGTATTGGTGATCCtctctgaatattcattaagcCAAAGCAGACATAGTGCGTATGGTACTGACataatatggtatatatacCATGTACAGTTTTCATTGGTTGTTAACTTGTCTATACTTATTGGAACCCCTAGTCAGAGCCGTAGCAACAA contains these protein-coding regions:
- the LOC139967078 gene encoding G1/S-specific cyclin-D2-like, with translation MALLCLETDSVPRSFPDKTILNDKRVMENLLAAEEPYILASDYFANKFQDDIRPNMRKTVVEWMFEVCEEQRCEEEVFHLAVNYLDRYLASVKISRLQFQLVGVACMFLASKLKETVPMTAEKLVIYTDNSISLEQLVNTELDILNTLKWDLSAVTPQDFLPLILHKLPVTQKQAHHLHRCAQTFVALCAFEFNFAMSTPSTLAASSISASAVHLRFSIPDLTERLHHITHIEVEYLRECRKKILSMARSLTEPEAEEEQMTQKHTTGMSGDKDMEHLPTTPTDVREVDMFITSQVPVISSC